aatgaatcTGCTTTGAAAGCAATAATCCATATAATATAGATAATGCCCCTTTACAGCTcaaattatagtacaggtatgggatccgttatccggaaacccattatccagaaagctccagaaagctctggattacagaaagtcaatctcctatagactcctttATAtccaaatattcagattttttaatttttttcctttttctctgtaataacagtacagtgtacctgatccaaactgagaaataatgaatcattattgaaagaaaaaccagtctatagggtttatttaatgtttacataattttctagaagacaaggtatgaagatccaaattacagaaagatccgttatccggaaaccccagatcccaagcattctgcataacatgtcccatacctgtactatagaacAAAATGGCAATTGTGTTTCAACACTTGAAACAATTACAGCTAAATACTACAAAGCTCCAACTCACAATAAGTGCAACCTGTTGCACGGTTGCTACACATATAACATGGCCTACATGCTACATGTAAATATGGGGGGTTAGCTTTTTTGCTGATGTATATgagctaaataaatcacttttgacACAGTTCAATGCAATGGTGTGcttcttgattttttaaattattttttgtaaaaactaGCATTTGACACTGTTAATTTTCCACATCGAACAGATAATCTAACTGGTTACTGATTTTAGGCACACCCAGCACAGAAAGTGGTTACACAGGCAGAGATCTGTTACTCCTGATTTATATGCGGAATTCAGAAATCATTACCCACAACATCAGTATTTAATAAAAGCACACATTAGTAGAGCAACTTATGCTGTAATCTTTAGCTTAATCAGTATGACTGTTGCGGCTTTTACATTTCCAAAGTACTTATCCAGCAGCTCCACAATCCTGTGCACAAGCTCCAGCGTCAGCAGCTCATTGTCCTGATCCTCAATAGCGCAACAGAAGTACAGACTGGCGTACCTAGAACAGAGAGTACTCACATTAATGGCAACAATGGCAAGAAGCCTTGCTGAACAGCTGATGACATTCCAGGAGTTAcggaagtaaaataaaataacatacagttaggcccataaatctttggacagagacaacttttttctagttttggttctgtacattaccacaattttaaatgaaacaactcagatgcagttgaactgcagactttcagcattaattcagtgggttgaacaaaaagattgcataaaaacgtggaactaaagcctttatttatttatttttaaacccaatcgcttcatttcaggggcttaaaaataattggaccattgactcaaaagCTATtttatgggcaggtgtgggcaattccttcgttatgtcattatcaattaagcagataaaagccctgaagGTGCTTatatgtggatgattttgctgtgaacagacaacatgaagtcaaaggagctctccatgcaggtgaaactagctatccttaagctgcaaaaacagaaaaaaagcccatccgagaaattgctacaatattagtagtggcaaaatctacagttagtacatcctgagaaagaaagaaagtactgGTAAACTCAGCAACACTAAACGACCTGGACGTCCatgaagacaacagtggtggatgatcgcagaatcatttccactGGGAAGAGCAACCCCTTCCCAACagccactctccaggaggtaggcatatcaatatccaagtctaccataaagagaagactgcatgaaagtaaatacagagggtgcactgcaaggtgcaagctactcataagcatcaagaatagaaaggctagattggactttgctaaaaaaagcACAGTTCTGAAAAAACagtctttggacagatgaaaccaagatcaactgctaccagaatgatggcaagaaaaaagtatggagaaggcgtggaacagctcatgatccaaagcatagcacagctCTATAAAatatggcggaggcagtgtgatggcttgggcgtgcatggctgccagtggcattgggacactagtgtttatccatgatgtgacacaggcctgaagcagccaaattaaggtgttcagagacactgtctgctcaaatccagctaaatgcagtcaaagtgATTGGGAgccatttcataatacagatggacaatgacccaaaacatagagccaaagcaacccaggcgTTTAATAAAGCAAAGAACTGGAATATTCTTGagtggccaagtcagtcacctgatctgaacccaattgagcatgcatttacatagttacatagttaaactgggttgaaaaaagacaaagtccatcaagttcaacccctccaaatgaaaaacatccatacacacacccctccctacttttacataaattctatatacccatacctatactaactatagagcttagtatcacaatagcctttgatattatgtctgtccaaaaaatcatccaagccattcttaaagtcattaactgaatcagccatcacaacatcacccggcagtgcattccacaacctcactgtcctgactgtgaagaaccccctacgttgcttcaaatgaaagttcttttcttctagtctaaaggggtggcctctggtacggtggtccactttatgggtaaaaaggtcccctgctatttgtctataatgtcctctaatgtacttgtaaagtgtaatcatgtcccctcgcaagcacctttttttccagagaaaacaaccccaaccttgacagtctaccctcataatttaagtcttccatccctctgaccaatttagttgcatgtctcatcactctctccagctcatttatatccatcttCACTTGCTGAAGACAAAACTTCGACAGAAAGGCCCACAGACAAACCGCAACTGAAAGcctctgcagtaaaggcctgacaGAGCAtcaaaaaggaggaaacccagaatctggtgatgtccatgagttcaattcaggctgtcattgccagcaaaggggtttcaacaaagtattagaaatgaacattttattttcagttttttaatttgtctaattaattttgagcccctaaaataaagtgattgtgttaaagaaggctttagttcctcacatttttatgcaaactttttgttcaacccactgaattaaagctgaaagtctgcagatcAACTGtatctgaattgtttcatttaaaatttgttgtggtaatgtacagaaccaaaattagaaataagTTATGgtgcaaatatttatgggcctaactgtaggtGTGTCAAAGTCTGGGTATAATAAAGATTGTAATAATTACTGAGGGCTATGGCACAAAACAGTCCTTTGTCTCTATATTGTTGTTAGTGTGGGTACAGCACTATAGACAAAATAGGATGGAATAGTCACAAATATGGCCTTATTTGAGCAATAATTACCTGTATGCTAGTGCACTAGCAGGGTCAAAGTGACTTCCAAAAAACAACTGCATGGCAAGCTATTGATGGGTATGTGAAACATACTAATGTGCATATTGAAGTGATTATACCTATATTGCTCTCCTGTGCCCATACTAACAGAACAATTTTGAGATTAGGCAGAATTGGGTGTTTTGGGTCATTTTCAAAGTTCTGGGCAGTGCATCTGTTTTTATACTTTGCACATTGCCGTCTGCTAGTGCAGAATTGTCACaggcctctgtgctccatttCATAGCCCCCACCCGCCCTCTACCAGTCCCAttacttgtgcatcattcagacccTTATGGCAGACAGTAAGGACAAGGCTAGCCTGCACtacctcatacctcccaactgtcccttttttggagggacagtccctcttttgacagctcaacccgcagtccctcatttgtactggaaagtccctcttttctctgcactgaacagccagaaaaggaaacaaagtttctcacttaattggcttttagcagagagcccagaacagctaacaggtgcaaataagatactttgtaacaattttgagacacaaaaacacagtttagataaggagaaatattttcaaactttcataacctgccaaattttgtaaaacgaacatggtaattagggggtgtggccacagaaaagggtgtggtcaaaaaaattgctgcgctacgtgcgggaaaaaaaattttgtccctctttttacttccaaaatgttgggaggtatgctacctGATGCTgtcctccttgtgctggaggaatTATAATTGACCCCtctaatgttttctttttggttttggTAAACCAattcataaaaaggactaaaatgcatccaaattgaaaaaaaaatcttttgtataGACCCATGCTGCCTTCATCTTTGCACCCAGCTTTGTTTCtgctgtttaaatgtttttttcacgaAACAAAAAGAAGAGAGACAGCAGACTAACTGTGTGATGATTAAATAATTAACTAAAACACCAGCGCCCCATAAAACAAGTTTCAGGAGGTTGTAAAGCAAAACATTTCATAATCAGTTCATACAAAGTTTGCCCTTTTAACTATAATAACtccttttgcaaaaatatttatagtccacaattatatttattgtctGTAAACAAAGGTCTCACAGAACAGTCAGTGAAATGAGACCAATCTACTGATATTTAGTTCATCCCTGCCTGAGGGAAAGGGCAACAAAACCATGTCACATGAGTCAACCTGTCTGGTAAATGTAGATAGAACAGTGTTATGAATCTTTGCAGTTGCTCTGTACTTGCTTTGAGGACTACACTTATCACTACCAAGAATACTTCACTGAGACACTAACCAGGTATATCCACTTTGGAAAAAATGGGGTGACGTCCGCTTACTATCACCACCATTATGCCTTTTTGCCACCAGTAATTCTAGCACATTTTATCATAATGTGGTGATTCACTGTTTCGGTTTGTGGTGGTTTTGATTTCAGAATCTGAAAAGTATATTTCTTGTGTCATACATAATACCGGATTAGTGAACACGAATACATGGAAGAACTACTATGGAGGCATTGCACCCACcaggaaattatttattatatgtattgcAGTTGCAGCACATAACTTGCAAAGGTTCCCTTATAGAATTGGAcgtgcatgggacctgttatacagaatgcttggtacctgagattttctggataagggttctttaagtctattataaaaatcatgtaaacatgaaataccccaataggattgtttttcctccattaaggaataattatatcttagttgggattaagtataatgtactgttttattattacagaaaaaaacaaatcagttttaaatTATTCGCTTAAAATGCAGGCCATGGGAGATTGCCTTTTCTTAAGtaggagctttatggataaggggtttgcggataacagatcccatagctgtacatctATTTCAATTAGTGGGGCACTCAATGTAAATGGGTTGCAATGCTGCGAGTTGCCGGAATGGAAGACATTTATTCTAATTCAGCGCTTTTAAAAAGTAATAGTGCAACTCTAATCAATGGGAATATTAAGAAATCTGGGAATATTAAGAAAGGGCAGGAAAGCAGGTTTTTGAAGCGTGATGGATTGGACAAGGAAGTGACTACATTATACTGGAAATATTTACCAGACCTTCCCACACAAAtccctttatattttatttattttttatatttttgttgtaaaatCATAATCAATCCAAAATGGTATTCACAAGTCAGTTCAGTCCTTACCTCTTGTACACAAGTTTTAAGTCTTTCCAGTCCACAAAACTGCTCATTTTTGGATTCCGGCTCAAAATGATTTGTACTAACTCTCTTGTTATCTTTCGCTTTTCCTTATCAGGTAGTGTCACATACCATTTCTGCAGGCGTAGCTTCCCTTGACGGCTAAACAGCAGGAGAAATCGGATCTGTAGATGTAGAACACAGAACAAACATATAATATTTACACATTATCCAACAGAAACCGGAAACCATTAAACCAGCAACTATTGATTGTGCTAATAAGTTTACTAAGGTAAATTATCTATTTGCAACCAGTCGCCACCCACAGGGATGTGTTCAAATGCATTAGGCTGGTACATAATTTCTAACTGTGTTAACCATATGCAATATAAAGAATAGGCCTTGCATTTGGTGTACATACACAGAGGTTTTTTTACTCTACAGGGAGTTATTACCCACAAATATTTACATGTATTCAAATAAATGTGGTCCACCCACAACAACAGTTCTGGGACCCCCTCAGGAGGGGCTCCATATTTTAGGAAACAATGTTGTACACTTCTATAACATCCACATAACTGAGACAGGCCAGACAACTACTCGGAAATATGAGATGAAAAAATGTCAAGGTTTGGACTTGCTACAATATAAGGCTAATCCATAAAGGTTCAATGAAAATGtctttgtattctttatttttattcattttatgacATGTGTACTATTTTAGAATTTTGTAATATTTGCTGAGTGTTACTTTAAGGTTAGGTAGTTTAGTAGTTTGGTTGCATGATtggtgaaacttgtgtattaatcTCTTGAACAATCAAGATGGCTATACctactgttttataactgaatgagcttcactgtgcagccttcatcttttgtcaaagtttctgcttgtttaacgtgcaaaaacaataaaaatcatttaaaactgaaaaattgtCAAGGAAAGCCTGTTTGATAATTATTAATACAGTGATGTGTCACTTTGAACAACTAACAACCCTATCCTTCTTAAATTACAGCCGCTCTTCAAACCAACCCCCATCCCCTTTTTGTGTTGTtagtctttatttatatagtgccaatatATTTGTCAGAGCTTAACAGACATTACActtcacatcagcccctgccccagtcgagcttacagtctaaagtcccttttaacacacactatggtcagttttatctgGAGCCACTTAAACTCTCTGTATGGTTTTGGAGTGTGGGGGAAACTGGAGCGCCCAGACAGAAGCTACACAAGCAcgggggagaacatacaaacatcTTGCAGATAGTACCATGGCTGGACAAGATATAGCAGGTATGCAGTTAGCCATACAGAGATAACAAACATGATAGTGCCATTCCTTAATTTAGGGCTTAAAGCCATGTAAAGCAAAACAGTAGCCGTTTGTATTTGAATTTATTGCACTCTTTTGATGGAAATAAAGTAGATGGTTTTGTGTGGGTGGGGGAGCTTGGTCGTCAATGTCACACATgtatacagggatgggacctgttattcagaatgctcgagattttccagatgatggatctttccaaaatttggatcttaatactttgatctgtctactagaaaatcatgtaaacattaaataaccccaataatctgattttgctcCCAAGAATTTATCTTGAGTTCCATTAAAAACAACACATTTGGCTCCAAATCTGGTGGAAACCCCATTCCAATAAAATATAGGAGTTTAAAAGAAAACCTAAGGGTAAGGCGGCTTTAATGCACCCAAAAGAGCCCCATTACTTCACCTTATATTTTCCTGACAAGCAAAGCTGAGGTGGAGAAAGTGGAGATAAAGGCACAAGGAGAATAAACTGGGGTAAAGGGAGAGAATGACCCATGAGAGATGTAGTGAAGAAATAAGAAGTGGGAGCAGAATAAAAGCAAGATGTTAGTGGTGGAAAAGAAATGATAGAACGACAAAACCATGTTTCATCAGTGGACACAAAGTAGATACTAAGATAAccataaggaaagaaaatgtagggaattgtacaggtatgtgacctgttatacataatgctcgggacctgtggttttctggataagggatcttttcataatttggatcttcatacaataaggattaattatatatcttagtttggatcaattacaaggtactgatttattattacacagaaaaaggaaacatttttaaaaatttgccaaGCTGTGGGGCTGGTCTCCGGTACCTCATAAGCATGCATACACTAGGGGGGCCCATCCCTAATCCAGCTGTGATACGATCTGGGGTAAGTGTTCATTTTCTGCCTTGGGCAGTCCAGGAATAAAGCAGGTTGACAGTTACACttgtatatctatttatctataactTTCCTATGGTTTAATGGGGCTGAGTCTGAGGGCTTTTAGGGCAAATGCTTGATCCCCTGGATACCTCTGGAAATACATTAGGGTGTATGTTACACATATACTCTTATGTATCCAGTATCTATAAATCTGTctgttaaataaatgtattaaaggggacccgtcacccagaaaaattattcaaaatcctattttatcacattagtcaaaatcctattttatcacatcagtcaagcaaaatacattttaattacactatataaattatttgaatcttgtcccCTTCagactgggaattcataattatagcaagtaggcatgagccattttgtggatgcctaaggcatagaggatgggcagacaatatttgattgacagctgagatttttaaatgagcttacaacagctgggtgacaagtccactcTAAATGTCTGTAAacttgttataatacacaaaagccatgaatatcctgtaaattatatccttataaacggtgagttctgatgtcatcagttataaacggtgagttctgatgtcatttctgtcacatgactcactaaaacttgtgtattataataaataaagtgcccccagttgtaaaatatgaggatattagaagttacctcggagttccatgacctgtataaaaacactcggccttcggcctcgtgtttttatatggtcatgaaactcctcggtaacttataatatccttatattttacaagagggggtactttattcactatataaacaacaGATACCAGTCTGGAGGCAAATTaattgagatttggggtgagtgtttgtgATCAGAAAACACCATTAATAACTGATGGACGCAGCTcatcaaattatttcctttgatTTTTGTTCAAATAAAACTGATGGAATTGAAAAACTTGTGTAGCAGGCACTGTTATACAACTGGTGGCCCAAAACTCAGGAGGGGGAGTACTGACACACAAATTGCATGTATTACTTCTGGAGGCCCTGCAACATCCCACGGAGACCAGTCAGCACTAAGCTGAAATTGGATTTGTGCAATTAAAACAAACAGAATCAAGTGTATGCTGTGTTGCTGTACACCTGGGTTTGTGAATTATCTCAGAGGCTACCAAAATTGTCAGAGAGTTCCATCTCAGCCAGCCATAAAAAGGTGCAAGAATGTAAAGGAGTGAATAATctaatacatatttatgtatagGCTATAAAGAATCTTTTTCATTTAAGAGAAAACAATAATTCAGTAGTGCTGAGGAATTGCTCTCTATTGCAAAACCAGgatgaaatatgtatttttgtaaatataattctGTAATCATGTATGCTGGTGGTACAGTCAGGTGATTACTAAGGAGACCTCTCTGGTACCAGGCaatgtgttttttcccattcatCTTCAACAATTTGCAGAAAGGTAGAGTAGAATTAACACTGCTGCAAACCTGTAACTTATTTGACAGCTATGCAGATTCTATGTCATTGT
The genomic region above belongs to Xenopus laevis strain J_2021 chromosome 5L, Xenopus_laevis_v10.1, whole genome shotgun sequence and contains:
- the LOC108717084 gene encoding AP-1 complex subunit sigma-3 isoform X2 gives rise to the protein MIRFLLLFSRQGKLRLQKWYVTLPDKEKRKITRELVQIILSRNPKMSSFVDWKDLKLVYKRYASLYFCCAIEDQDNELLTLELVHRIVELLDKYFGNVCELDIIFNFEKAYFILDEFLMGGEIQETSKESVVRAIEDSDMLQETMEEYMNKPTF